GATCCAACCGCCGGAGACGCCGGCTTGGAGAGGTCATGAACCGTTCTCACGCCCGACGCCACCGTCCAGGGCGATGTCCAACCCATCGCACCAGCAAGCGGGCTGTGTTCCGTACGCCGAAGGCGTTCCGTACCATAGCCCAGGGTTGCCGCGGCAGCGGCTACCCTGGGCAGCGACACCGATTCCTCTGCTACCCTGAAGGGGTTGCGCTCGACTTGCGGACAGCATTCCGCCGGAGGCTAGCTCAACCGGAGGCCTACAACGTGACGCCTATAGGTCCGAGTGAGACCGAGGCGGGGGCCGGACGCAACCCTTTCAGGGTTGAAAACTGTTCGGACCATCGGCCCAGGGTAGCTTCGCAACCCTGGGCTATGATGGATAACGCCTTCGGCGTAAGGAATCGTCCCGTGTCGGTTCTGTCGATTATGGGGCAACGCCCTGGGCGCCGGAGACGGCGCATGTTCATGGGCAGGCTCTCGAAGCACGTCTTCCCGCTTATCCACAGTCCCTCCGGGAGACGGTCCGGGTGAGGGGATTGCATGGCGGACGACTGTCACCGTATTGGCTGCATCAACGGCTGCAATGATCTACTGCGACCATAACGCGACGACGCCTCTCCGACCCGAGGTGTTGGAGGTGATGCTGCCGTTTCTCCAAGAGGAGTACGGCAACGCTTCCAGCGTGCACGGGCTCGGTTCGCGTGCGCGCGCCGCGGTGGAGGAGGCGCGTGCCCAGGTCGCGGCCCTGATCGGGGCGCAGCCCGCGGAGATCGTGTTCACCAGCGGCGGCACCGAGAGCAACAACCTCGCGATTCTGGGGGCGGCTTCCGAAGCCGGCCGGAGCGTGATTGTCTCCACGCCTATCGAGCATGCGTCCGTGCGTGAGCCGGTGGCGGCGTTGCGAGAGCATGGATACACCGTTCAGATGCTGCCGGTGGACCCTGTCGGGCGGGTCGCTGCTGCCGACATCGACGTGACCCTGGGTGACGCCACCGCATCGCTGGTGAGTGTGGGGTGGGCGAATAATGAGATCGGCACCGTCCAGCCGATCGAAGAGATCGGGGCGAGATGCCGCGCGCGGCAGGTGCTGCTGCATGTCGATGCGGTGCAAGCTGCCGGCAAGATCCCGGTGCATCTACGCGGCGTGGATCTGCTGTCGCTCTCGGCGCACAAGCTCGGTGGACCCAAGGGCGTGGGCGCACTGTTTGTCCGCCGCGAGGTCGTGATACGCCCGCTGGTCCTGGGCGGTGGACAGGAACGAGGCTGGCGTGCCGGCACGGAAAACGTGGCGGGCATCGTGGGCATGGGCGAAGCCTGCCGGCTCGCGGCCGCCGAGCTCGGCGCCTTCGGAAGGGCGTGCAGGGTATTGCGCGACGCGCTCTGGTCCGGTTTGCAGGAGTCGATTCCGGGCCTGCAGCGCAATAGCCCGCCCGAGGGCGATTGTTTGCCCAACACCTTGAACGTCAGCTTTGAAGGCCTGCGCGGCGAGGCGCTGGTGGCCGCGTTGGATCTCGAGAACGTGGCGGTGTCGAGTGGCTCGGCCTGCGCCGCCGGCGCGGGCGAGCCCTCGCACGTCCTGATGGCATTGGGGCGCAGCCCGAAGGCGGCACGTGATGGCGTGCGCTTCAGCCTCGGTAGAAGCACCAGTGTCGGTGAGATCGAGCAGGTGGTGAGCCTCACCGCGGCGGTGGCGCAGCGTATGCGGACGGTGCGAGGAAGGGATCGACGCCATGACTGAGCCGCAGCCAGGCGAGCGGGTCGTGGTCGCCATGAGCGGCGGCGTGGACAGCTCGGTGGCAGCCGCTCTGCTCGTCGAGGCGGGATACGACGTCATCGGCATCTCCATGCGCCTGTGGAGCGGTGCCTCCGACAGCGGCTGCTGCTCGCTGGATGATTTTCTGGACGCCCGGCAGGTCGCGGCACGCTTGCGGATTCCATTTTATGTGATGGATTTCCGCGACGCGTTCACCCGCAACGTGGTCGATCCGTTCGTTTCTGAATACGCGCAAGGCCGCACGCCCAACCCCTGCGTGCGCTGCAACCAGTTCGTCAAGTTTCGCAGTTTCTGGCAGCGGGCGCGTGAGCTTGGCGCACAGTGGTTGGCCACCGGGCATTACGCCCGCGTGTGCCGCGATCCGGTCACAGGTCACACGCAGCTGTGGGCTGCGGCCGATGCGGCGAAGGATCAGTCCTACTTTCTGTTCGCCATCGAGCCCGAGGTGTTGGCGCGCACGATC
Above is a window of Candidatus Binatia bacterium DNA encoding:
- a CDS encoding cysteine desulfurase family protein, translating into MIYCDHNATTPLRPEVLEVMLPFLQEEYGNASSVHGLGSRARAAVEEARAQVAALIGAQPAEIVFTSGGTESNNLAILGAASEAGRSVIVSTPIEHASVREPVAALREHGYTVQMLPVDPVGRVAAADIDVTLGDATASLVSVGWANNEIGTVQPIEEIGARCRARQVLLHVDAVQAAGKIPVHLRGVDLLSLSAHKLGGPKGVGALFVRREVVIRPLVLGGGQERGWRAGTENVAGIVGMGEACRLAAAELGAFGRACRVLRDALWSGLQESIPGLQRNSPPEGDCLPNTLNVSFEGLRGEALVAALDLENVAVSSGSACAAGAGEPSHVLMALGRSPKAARDGVRFSLGRSTSVGEIEQVVSLTAAVAQRMRTVRGRDRRHD